GGACGCCGTGCCGCAGGAGGCCGAGGTCCGCGAGCACGACCCGGATCTCGCGCTCTACGGGGGCGGGCCCGACGGGCTCGCGGTGCCGCGCGCGGTGGTGCGGACCGCGGCCCGGCTGCTGCGCGGCGGTGGGGTCCTCGTCATGGAGCACGCCGAGGTGCAGGCGGCGGCGGTGCGCGAGCTCGTGGCGTCCACCGGCGCGTTCGCCGCCGTGCGTACCGCCCCGGACCTCACCGGACGGGACCGGATGGTCCTGGCTCGGCGGGCCACCGGGTCCTGAGCCTCGCCCCCAGCCACCACCCGACGGCCACGCCGGCGAGGTCGGCGAGCGCGTCGCGGGGGTCGCCGGAGCGCCGGGGCAGGAAGAGGTCCTGGACGACCTCGCTGCCCACTGCGTGCGCGACGAGCAGCGGCACCCACCACCGCGCCGGGACGCCCGCGAAGAGGCCGGCGGCGGTGAGCAGGGCGAAGACGAGGACGTGGCCCACCTTGTCCGAGCCCGGAACGCTCGTGGCCCCGGTGCTCGGCAGGCTCGGCGCATAGAGGGCCGCGAGGTTGACGACGACGGCGAGGGCGAGGAGGGCGCGGCGGGCGGACGGGCTCATCGCCGCAAGGATCCCACTGCCGCGCAGTGGCCGGCGACGCGGCGCGCAGTCCCGGCGCGCCGGTCGGGGCGGTGCAGCGGCCCGGCATGGGAAGATCGTGGCCGTGAGCGTGTACGACTGCACCGACCCGGCCACCCGCGGGCCCGCCCTGGACGAGGCGGTCCACGCCCTCGCCCGTGGCGCCCTCGTCGTCCTGCCGACGGACACGGTCTACGGCATCGCCGCGGACGCCTTCACCCCGCGCGCCGTCGCCGCGCTGCTCGCCGCCAAGGGGCGCGGGCGGCACATGCCGCCGCCCGTCCTGGTCCCGTCCCCGAGCACGGTGGCGGGCCTGGCCACGGACGTGCCCGCTGAGGTCACCGCGCTCGTCGAGCGGTTCTGGCCCGGCCCCCTCACCATCATCTGCCGTGCGCAGCCGTCGCTCGCCTGGGACCTCGGGGAGACCGCCGGCACCGTCGCGCTGCGGATGCCCGACGACGAGGTCGCCCTCGCCCTCCTGGCCCGCACCGGGCCGCTCGCCGTCTCCAGCGCCAACCTCTCGGGCCGCCCGTCGGCCACCACGGCGGAGCAGGCGCAGGAGGACCTCGGCGCCGCCGTCGCCGTCTACCTCGACGGCGGCCCCTCGCGCGGCGGCACGGCCTCCACGATCGTCGACATCACCGGCCCCGTCCCGCGGATCCTGCGGGAGGGCGCCCTGAGCCGGGCGGTCCTCGCCGAGGTGGTGCCCGCGCTCGCGGCGCCCGAGCCAGACCTCGCCGGGCAGGACGCGCCCGCTCCCGCGGCGGACCCCGTCCCGCAGGACGTCCCTCCGGCCGGCGGCGGCCCGGCGGCCGGACCGTCGGACGCGGGCAGGGACGGCCGCGGTCCGCGGTGAGGGTCTACCTGCTGGTCCTCCTCGTCGCCGCCGCGACGACGTTCGTCATGACCCCGGTGGCGCGCCGGCTGGCACGGGTGACCAACGCGCTCACCCCCGTGCGCGCGCGCGACGTCCACACGATCCCCACCCCGCGGCTCGGCGGGCTCGCCATGCTCGCCGGGTTCGCCGTGTCCATGGTGGTCGCCTCACGGGTGCCGTTCCTCGCGGGGGTGTTCGCGGGGAACGAGCCCTGGGCGATCCTCGGCGGCGCGGCGGTCGTGTGCCTGCTCGGGGTCGCCGACGACATCTGGG
The sequence above is a segment of the Georgenia faecalis genome. Coding sequences within it:
- a CDS encoding VanZ family protein, encoding MSPSARRALLALAVVVNLAALYAPSLPSTGATSVPGSDKVGHVLVFALLTAAGLFAGVPARWWVPLLVAHAVGSEVVQDLFLPRRSGDPRDALADLAGVAVGWWLGARLRTRWPAEPGPSGPVR
- a CDS encoding L-threonylcarbamoyladenylate synthase, translating into MYDCTDPATRGPALDEAVHALARGALVVLPTDTVYGIAADAFTPRAVAALLAAKGRGRHMPPPVLVPSPSTVAGLATDVPAEVTALVERFWPGPLTIICRAQPSLAWDLGETAGTVALRMPDDEVALALLARTGPLAVSSANLSGRPSATTAEQAQEDLGAAVAVYLDGGPSRGGTASTIVDITGPVPRILREGALSRAVLAEVVPALAAPEPDLAGQDAPAPAADPVPQDVPPAGGGPAAGPSDAGRDGRGPR